Below is a genomic region from Acidimicrobiia bacterium.
GGCCGTGGCTGCGCTCGTCGCCGCCGCCGAGGAGGACACCGCCACCGGCGGGCCGGACCTGATGCGAGAGATCTACCCCAACGTCGCCGTCGTCGACGCGGCGGGTTACCGGGAGATCGAGGATACGAGGTTGGCCGAAGCCGCTCGCCGTGCCCTGGGAGACGGCTCATGAGCCTCCCCTTCTACGTCCCCCCGGAGCAGCTGATGAAGGACCGGGCCGAGTTCGCCCGGAAGGGCATCGCCCGTGGCAAGTCGATGGTGGCGATCAGCTACGACGGCGGAGTCCTTCTCCTCGGGGAGAACCCGAGCCGGACGCTCCAAAAGATCTCCGAGGTGTACGACCGGATCGCCTTTGCCGCCGTCGGCAAGCAGAACGAGTTCGAACAACTCCGGGTAGGCGGCATCCGACGCGCCGACATCACCGGCTATGCCTATTCGCGGGCCGACGTGACCGCGCGCAGCCTCGCCACCGCCTACGCCCAGACGCTCGGCCACATCTTCACCCAGGAGGTCAAGCCCTATGAGGTGGAGCTGATGGTGGTCGAGGTGGGTCAGGAGCAGGGGAGCGACACCCTCTTTCGGATCACCTATGACGGCACGCTCTACGACGACCGCGAGTTCTCCGCCATCGGCGGATCGGCTGAGGCGCTTACCGCGCACATCGGCAAGGCGTTCGCTCCCGGCATGACGCTCGACGACGCCATCGCCCTCGCCAAGGAAGCCTGCCTGGCAGTCGCCCACGACAACGGGGCGTCGGGATGGGAAGCGGCGATCCTCGATCGCGCAGCCCGCCGCCGGGCGTTCCGGCGACTGGGCTCTGCGGAACTCGAGTGACCGCCGCCGACCCTTCCGACGCCCCCTTCGTCAAGGCGGGGACGCTCGGCGACCCAACCACGGCTCGCCTCACGGTGGCCCTGTTGGAGTCGGAGGGCATCCCCTGCATCGCCCGGGGACAGCTCTCGGGGGAGTTTCCGGTGACGGTGGGCCGCCTCGCCGAGACCGAACTCTGGGTACGCAGCAGCGACCTGGAGGACGCCCGGCGGATCATCGCCGACGCCGACGAGCGCGGCGCCGATGGGAGTGCGCCCACCCCTAGTGCTTCCCCCGTCGTGGCGATCGCCGTGGGCGTCTGCCTGGCATTGGCGGTCGTGCTCGCCGCGCTGCGTCTCTTTTGACCCCGCGGGGGTACCCTCCCAACGGTGGAACGCCGCATCTTCGGGATGGAGAACGAATACGGGGTGACCTGCACCCTGCGCGGCCAGCGCCGGCTTTCGCCCGACGAGGTGGCCCGCTACCTGTTCCGCCGAGTCGTCTCGTGGGGCCGTTCGTCGAATGTCTTCCTGGAGAACGGGGCGCGGCTCTACCTCGACGTCGGGAGCCACCCCGAGTACGCCACGCCCGAGTGTGACAGCCTCTACGACCTCATAGCCCACGACAAGGCGGGGGAGCGCGTCCTCGAGGGCCTCGTCCACTCCGCCCAGGATCGTCTCGACGAGGAGGGGATCCGCGGCGACATCTTCCTCTTCAAGAACAACACCGACTCGGCGGGCAATTCGTACGGCTGTCACGAGAACTACCTGGTGAGTCGCCAGGCGGACTTTCAGTCGATGATCGACACGCTGATCCCATTCTTCGTCACCCGCCAGATCTTCGCCGGGGCGGGGAAGTTGCTCCAGACGGCGCGCGGCACCGTGTATTCGATGGCGCAGCGGGCCGAGCACATCTGGGAGGGGGTCTCCTCGGCGACCACCCGGTCGCGTCCGATCATCAACACCCGCGACGAGCCCCACGCCGACGCCGAGAAGTACCGGCGTCTCCATGTCATCGCCGGTGACTCCAACATGTCGGAGTACGTCTCGTACGTAAAGACCGGCGTCACCGTTGCCATCCTGCAGATGCTCGAGGCTCAGGTGGTGTTTCGGGACCTGAGTCTGGAGAACCCGATCCGGGCGATCCGGGAGATCAGCCACGACATCACCTGCCGACGGCCCGTGCGGTTGGCCAACGGGCGGGAACTGAGCGCTCTCGACATCCAGTGGGAGTACCTCGAGAGGGTGATGCGGTACGCCCGCAGCCCGGGCTTCCCTCCGCAGGTTCAGCAGGCCCTCAGCATGTGGGAATACCTGCTCACCGGGCTCGAGAAGGATCCGCTGAGCCTTAAGCGGGAGTGCGACTGGGTAGCCAAGTACCACCTGATCGAGGAGTACGCCACCCGGCGCCAGCTGCCCAGGACCGACCCCCGGCTCGCGCTCATCGACCTGTCGTACCACGACGTCGATCAGACCCGGGGCCTCTACTACCTGCTCGAGCGAAAGGGTCTGATGGACCGGGTCGTCACCGACGCCGACGTCGACACGGCGCTGGTCCAGCCGCCCCAGACCACTCGGGCCCGGCTGCGCGGCGACTTCATCCGTGCCGCCAAGGCGAAGAATCGTGACTTCACCGTGGACTGGGTCCACCTCAAGCTCAACGACCAGGCCCAGCGCACCGTGCTGTGCAAGGACCCCTTCAAGGCCGTGGACGAGCGTGTCGAGAAGTTGATCGCGAGTCTCTAAAGGGGCTGTCGGCTCAGCCGCCGGCCGACTCCCTCTCCCCCCGAAGGGGGGAGTACCTGGCGGCGGAGCCGTCAGGTGAGGGGGGAGGGTGCACACTACGTGGGCCTCGCGACGCGTCTGGCCTCGCCCTCC
It encodes:
- the prcA gene encoding proteasome subunit alpha → MSLPFYVPPEQLMKDRAEFARKGIARGKSMVAISYDGGVLLLGENPSRTLQKISEVYDRIAFAAVGKQNEFEQLRVGGIRRADITGYAYSRADVTARSLATAYAQTLGHIFTQEVKPYEVELMVVEVGQEQGSDTLFRITYDGTLYDDREFSAIGGSAEALTAHIGKAFAPGMTLDDAIALAKEACLAVAHDNGASGWEAAILDRAARRRAFRRLGSAELE
- a CDS encoding DUF2007 domain-containing protein; amino-acid sequence: MTAADPSDAPFVKAGTLGDPTTARLTVALLESEGIPCIARGQLSGEFPVTVGRLAETELWVRSSDLEDARRIIADADERGADGSAPTPSASPVVAIAVGVCLALAVVLAALRLF
- the pafA gene encoding Pup--protein ligase; this encodes MERRIFGMENEYGVTCTLRGQRRLSPDEVARYLFRRVVSWGRSSNVFLENGARLYLDVGSHPEYATPECDSLYDLIAHDKAGERVLEGLVHSAQDRLDEEGIRGDIFLFKNNTDSAGNSYGCHENYLVSRQADFQSMIDTLIPFFVTRQIFAGAGKLLQTARGTVYSMAQRAEHIWEGVSSATTRSRPIINTRDEPHADAEKYRRLHVIAGDSNMSEYVSYVKTGVTVAILQMLEAQVVFRDLSLENPIRAIREISHDITCRRPVRLANGRELSALDIQWEYLERVMRYARSPGFPPQVQQALSMWEYLLTGLEKDPLSLKRECDWVAKYHLIEEYATRRQLPRTDPRLALIDLSYHDVDQTRGLYYLLERKGLMDRVVTDADVDTALVQPPQTTRARLRGDFIRAAKAKNRDFTVDWVHLKLNDQAQRTVLCKDPFKAVDERVEKLIASL